The genomic stretch ttggagaatttgtatgtggatattgggacttaaagggttaaagaaaatTCACTATAATACGACATTTTCTAAGCCATAAGATATTTTAAGTTATTTAGGAGCAAGCAAACCCTTAACCCTCTATACGTTAAGGGTGGTGGCGTAAGCACGCTTACGTAATAGAGAAGACAGGTTTTGACATCGTATCGGCTTGCAAACACTTCAAAACTTTTAAACTTAAGAAATTTCTTATTACCATTGCACTGCAGTAATGTTTCActggttcttgtatttttgttcAAAGATCACTGGCTCTTACAAGTTCCGTAAGCAGTTTTAGCAGCAGGAAAAGCTGCGATGATTTTGACAACCATCTCAGCTACAAACAGGTACAAGTGTGTAAGAGGAATGTAGATGTAATGAACAGTGTGAAATTTGGAGCCACAATCGCTGTACAAGAATGCCAGCACCAATTCAGATACAGAAGATGGAACTGCACTACCCTTCAATTTGAAAAATCACCTGTTTTTGGAAATTCTGCTAACGGAGGTAAATAGtcattgttttgttgttgttcttttgttttgtcttgttagGTGTAAGGTCTTGTTAGCCTGTGTGCAGCCGCCCCCTTCCCTAGaaaaggctgatttagcaacagaatgggaacgtcagttgacgacgggaaagcgcgcagaaaggactaaacgcgacttccggtgatcaatttgccgctctgctattggtcaagccagttgtttactttgcgcgcgccgtcgtcaactggagttcccgttctgttgctgaATCAGCAATCGGAGAAGAGGCCTCTTCTCCAATTTTTCCCGGGGGAAGGGGAGGTTGTAGAAAGGCTACATGTAGTTCTTGTTAGGGCATAGTTCGTAGTGGAGACTGGTTAGAAAACCCGGCAACTATCAAAGTTGAAAGCAATGGGGCTGTAGGTTacgttggaagctccctgaccggttacaatcctttgttttgtgttcacaaattatgactgaataaattaatgcaatgtttctattggtcaatagcttcaaaatgataggaattttattgaacgttgtgcacggtcaggtccaaaaaagctaacaaaaacctataacaaagggtttcccaaccattccacGTTAATTAACTATGGTTAGGCTAATGTTACTTCTAATAGACTAATAGTGTTCTACATCACTTTGAAGCCTTTCGCTCGCTTTTTCCTTCTAACAAGTACGCTAAATACATGTTCATAccaaaaatacaaggttatcgATATTGTTAGAACTTCATTCGAGCCTTAAACAACTCGCAgtattttttcaaagttttttgttcgCTTGAAGCGGCAAATCCTCCTCTTATGAATTTTGATAGAATTCAATGAGGTTAATaagtattttttgttgttgttgttctcgTCTTTAATTTACTAGGAACCAGGGAAGCTGCATTTGTTCATTCCATTTCGTCAGCTGGTGTGGCATATGCTGTAACGCACTCGTGTAGCGCCGGCAAACTGGGCCGAAAATGTGGGTGCGACCAAAAATACACCGGAGAGGCTAAAGAGGGTTGGAAGTGGGCCGGATGCAGTGATGACATTGAGTATGGAATCGAATTCTCGACAAAATTTGTCGACGCAAGAGAACGCGGTCGAACAGGAAACCCTGCCCGTATTATGATGAATCTGCACAACAATATGGCGGGGAGACTGGTGAGAATTCGTCACTTTAGAAGCGAGAAGGGAActgcatttccggtcgtcgcttctctctctctctctccgagggagagaagcgacgaccggaaatgcgtctgctgttcgcaggctaggaacTGGGATAAGTTGATTTTCACAAAGGCCACTGGGACTGTTACTTAggacagagaaaaaaatagccaataataacgatcccagaaacactTGCGGTACGCATTTCGGTTCCAGTGGCTTATCAAAGTCTCTAATACGCATTCCAGTTAGTCAATAAGCTTCCAGAATTTAGTACATTATACGCAGTTACGAAAGCGTTCTTGCTTCCGACTAGAAATAACTTAATAATGGACTCTAGGCAAAATACCGTAacattccgaaaataagccccggggcttatatttttcaaaggccctttttgaggggccctattttttggaggggcttatcaaCGGAGGGAtatttgcgttttaaaatcgattgggctagctagccttatagttggaagtaaatgtaccgttttagctttgttttactttgtattcaaggacaattttccaagtacaagcccccgggggggtgATATTTgaaggggcgatttaacagagggttttttgcgttactggtttggggggcttatatttggcgGGGCTTATacgtggaggggcttattttcagaattttacggtatatggAGAAAATGTCATTTACAAATGATCATACAGAAACAATGCTCTATGAAACTATGGACTAATCCTTTTTGAAATAATTGAATTGTGTGTCTTATGTTTTCAGGCCTTAAGAAAGTTTGTACAAATCCCGTGCAAGTGCCACGGTGTGTCAGGGTCGTGTAATGTTAAGACTTGCTGGCGATCTCTGCCAAATTTCAGGAAGGTCG from Porites lutea chromosome 1, jaPorLute2.1, whole genome shotgun sequence encodes the following:
- the LOC140941504 gene encoding protein Wnt-4a-like isoform X1 yields the protein MVFFKVDRLVHVLVALQFVFIFITPVTPSQWLSLALTSSVSSFSSRKSCDDFDNHLSYKQVQVCKRNVDVMNSVKFGATIAVQECQHQFRYRRWNCTTLQFEKSPVFGNSANGGTREAAFVHSISSAGVAYAVTHSCSAGKLGRKCGCDQKYTGEAKEGWKWAGCSDDIEYGIEFSTKFVDARERGRTGNPARIMMNLHNNMAGRLALRKFVQIPCKCHGVSGSCNVKTCWRSLPNFRKVGEHIKEKFDGATEVQYQRIGSKSVLVPRNPEYKPYTKYDLVYLNGSPDFCSADPSTGSLGTQGRFCNRTSQAIEGCAFMCCNRGFTTHLEHRVDRCNCKFFWCCYVKCSECHKRVEVNICK